The following proteins are co-located in the Seriola aureovittata isolate HTS-2021-v1 ecotype China chromosome 7, ASM2101889v1, whole genome shotgun sequence genome:
- the pou2f2a gene encoding POU domain, class 2, transcription factor 2 isoform X4, with protein MFVPLPVPFVFQRTAPDLNAWRLKSPLALRSNSDIRMSKPVEVEKVGADSPLEGTDSERNGPESNHQSMKVNPFPLSPTLSSSKNKMEECGEMSPALPPSHGPTPSQTALQHTQLMLTGSQLAGDIQQLLQLQQLVLVPGHSLPSPAQFLLPQPQQAQQGLLSTPNLIPLPQQNQGSLLSAPSRMGLQAQRDKSVEVSGGGGVTTMPSVTSHPEEPSDLEELEQFARTFKQRRIKLGFTQGDVGLAMGKLYGNDFSQTTISRFEALNLSFKNMCKLKPLLEKWLNDAETMSIDSTLPSPSSLSSPSLGFEGVPGRRRKKRTSIETNVRVALERAFMTNQKPTSEEILLIAEQLNMEKEVIRVWFCNRRQKEKRINPTSATPPLPSQPPTAPPTHKPPCYSPHMMSSQMSSQLSQAVTSLSSTTVTTMSSVCPLTSSLTSTHPSLSSAPSPVTPPPRSTASPATPSHSTLNLNTGLWRMGKKNGDVSNYITDFAANLRNTVMGVNTGMNQALLGNNPLATIQALAASGGQLPLSSLEGGSKVILGASGGQGAGLASSLFLNHPALLHMAQNPGAGLVSAAVAKASHPSPFPSASSISPTPCSPSPCSSPASSCSSSEMAHSPPSLGGAKIE; from the exons ATATCAGGATGTCAAAGCCAGTCGAGGTCGAGAAAGTAGGGGCTGACTCACCACTGGAGGGCACAG ATTCTGAGCGGAATGGACCTGAATCAAATCACCAG TCAATGAAAGTCAATCCCTTTCCCCTGTCACCGACCCTGAGCAGCAGcaag AATAAGATGGAGGAGTGCGGCGAGATGTCCCCAgcccttcctccctctcacgGCCCGACCCCATCACAGACGGCCCTACAACATACACAGCTCATGCTGACCGGCTCCCAACTAGCAGGG GACATCCAGCAGTTGCTGCAGCTTCAACAGTTGGTGCTGGTGCCCGGCCATTCGCTCCCATCTCCTGCCCAGTTCCTCCTCCCACAGCCACAGCAGGCTCAGCAAG GACTCCTATCGACACCAAATCTTATTCCGCTACCTCAGCAAAACCAAGGGAGCCTGCTGTCTGCTCCGAGTAGAATGGGACTCCAAGCACAG CGAGATAAGAGTGTGGAGGTAAGCGGTGGTGGAGGCGTGACCACAATGCCCTCAGTGACCTCTCACCCCGAGGAACCCAGTgacctggaggagctggaacaGTTCGCCCGCACTTTCAAACAGAGACGCATCAAACTGGGCTTCACACAG GGAGACGTAGGCTTGGCCATGGGGAAGCTGTATGGCAACGACTTCAGCCAGACAACCATCTCCCGCTTTGAAGCCCTCAATTTGAGCTTTAAGAACATGTGCAAGCTGAAGCCACTGCTGGAGAAGTGGCTCAATGATGCAG agACCATGTCCATAGACAGTACCCTGCCCAGCCCCAGCTccctgtcctctccctctctagGCTTCGAGGGGGTTCCTGGTCGCCGCAGAAAGAAGAGAACCAGCATCGAGACGAATGTACGTGTGGCCCTGGAACGCGCATTCATGACG aacCAGAAGCCTACCTCAGAAGAGATCCTGCTGATCGCCGAGCAGCTCAACATGGAGAAGGAGGTGATCCGGGTCTGGTTCTGCAACCGCCGGCAGAAAGAGAAGCGCATCAATCCCACCAGTGCCACCCCTCCCCTGCCCAGCCAGCCCCCCACTGCCCCACCAACGCACAAACCGCCCTGCTACAGCCCTCACATG aTGTCCAGCCAGATGTCCAGCCAGCTGTCGCAGGCCGTTACCAGTCTCAGCAGCACAACAGTGACCACCATGTCCTCCGTCTGCCCCCTGACTTCCAGCCTCACCTCCACCCACCCCTCTCTCAGCTCCGCACCCTCCCCGGTGACTCCTCCTCCCCGCAGCACGGCTAGCCCAGCCACTCCCAGCCACAGCACACTCAATCTTAACACAGG CTTATGGCGTATGGGTAAAAAGAACGGTGACGTGTCTAACTACATCACCGATTTTGCTGCAAACTTGAG GAACACTGTGATGGGAGTTAACACAGGGATGAACCAAGCCCTCCTCGGTAACAATCCCCTGGCCACTAtccaag cccTAGCAGCCAGTGGTGGCCAGCTGCCTCTTTCCAGTCTTGAGGGGGGCAGTAAGGTGATTCTGGGGGCCTCTGGGGGCCAGGGAGCAGGCCTcgcctcctccctcttcctcaaCCACCCCGCCCTCCTCCACATGGCCCAGAACCCCGGCGCTGGACTGGTCAGTGCCGCCGTAGCCAAAGCCTCCCATCCCTCCCCCTTCCCCTCGGCCAGCAGCATCAGCCCCACCCCTTGCTCCCCCTCCCCTTGCTCCAGCCCcgcctcttcctgctcctccagcGAAATGGCACACAGCCCGCCCTCTCTGGGTGGGGCCAAGATTGAGTGA
- the pou2f2a gene encoding POU domain, class 2, transcription factor 2 isoform X1, producing the protein MFVPLPVPFVFQRTAPDLNAWRLKSPLALRSNSDIRMSKPVEVEKVGADSPLEGTDSERNGPESNHQSMKVNPFPLSPTLSSSKNKMEECGEMSPALPPSHGPTPSQTALQHTQLMLTGSQLAGLTALLPAQQQLLLQQAQAQLLAAAVQQSNAAHAAHAAHAAAQANQQAQAAAAANQQAQQQQQQQQAGQTGQQAQSQSQGQGQSTQEQTAQSVPVPPPPPQLTLSQPIQLTAQDIQQLLQLQQLVLVPGHSLPSPAQFLLPQPQQAQQGLLSTPNLIPLPQQNQGSLLSAPSRMGLQAQRDKSVEVSGGGGVTTMPSVTSHPEEPSDLEELEQFARTFKQRRIKLGFTQGDVGLAMGKLYGNDFSQTTISRFEALNLSFKNMCKLKPLLEKWLNDAETMSIDSTLPSPSSLSSPSLGFEGVPGRRRKKRTSIETNVRVALERAFMTNQKPTSEEILLIAEQLNMEKEVIRVWFCNRRQKEKRINPTSATPPLPSQPPTAPPTHKPPCYSPHMMSSQMSSQLSQAVTSLSSTTVTTMSSVCPLTSSLTSTHPSLSSAPSPVTPPPRSTASPATPSHSTLNLNTGLWRMGKKNGDVSNYITDFAANLRNTVMGVNTGMNQALLGNNPLATIQALAASGGQLPLSSLEGGSKVILGASGGQGAGLASSLFLNHPALLHMAQNPGAGLVSAAVAKASHPSPFPSASSISPTPCSPSPCSSPASSCSSSEMAHSPPSLGGAKIE; encoded by the exons ATATCAGGATGTCAAAGCCAGTCGAGGTCGAGAAAGTAGGGGCTGACTCACCACTGGAGGGCACAG ATTCTGAGCGGAATGGACCTGAATCAAATCACCAG TCAATGAAAGTCAATCCCTTTCCCCTGTCACCGACCCTGAGCAGCAGcaag AATAAGATGGAGGAGTGCGGCGAGATGTCCCCAgcccttcctccctctcacgGCCCGACCCCATCACAGACGGCCCTACAACATACACAGCTCATGCTGACCGGCTCCCAACTAGCAGGG TTGACAGCTCTGTTGCCAGCACAGCAGCAGTTGTTGCTGCAGCAGGCTCAGGCGCAGCTCCtggctgcagctgtgcagcagtCCAATGCAGCCCACGCCGCTCATGCTGCCCATGCAGCCGCCCAAGCCAATCAGCAAGCTCAGGCAGCCGCAGCAGCAAATCAGCaagcccagcagcagcagcagcagcagcaggcgggACAGACGGGTCAGCAGGCTCAGTCGCAGTCccagggacagggacagagcacacaggaacaaacagcCCAAAGTGTCCCTGTCCCGCCTCCTCCACCCCAGCTTACCCTGTCCCAGCCAATCCAGCTGACCGCCCAG GACATCCAGCAGTTGCTGCAGCTTCAACAGTTGGTGCTGGTGCCCGGCCATTCGCTCCCATCTCCTGCCCAGTTCCTCCTCCCACAGCCACAGCAGGCTCAGCAAG GACTCCTATCGACACCAAATCTTATTCCGCTACCTCAGCAAAACCAAGGGAGCCTGCTGTCTGCTCCGAGTAGAATGGGACTCCAAGCACAG CGAGATAAGAGTGTGGAGGTAAGCGGTGGTGGAGGCGTGACCACAATGCCCTCAGTGACCTCTCACCCCGAGGAACCCAGTgacctggaggagctggaacaGTTCGCCCGCACTTTCAAACAGAGACGCATCAAACTGGGCTTCACACAG GGAGACGTAGGCTTGGCCATGGGGAAGCTGTATGGCAACGACTTCAGCCAGACAACCATCTCCCGCTTTGAAGCCCTCAATTTGAGCTTTAAGAACATGTGCAAGCTGAAGCCACTGCTGGAGAAGTGGCTCAATGATGCAG agACCATGTCCATAGACAGTACCCTGCCCAGCCCCAGCTccctgtcctctccctctctagGCTTCGAGGGGGTTCCTGGTCGCCGCAGAAAGAAGAGAACCAGCATCGAGACGAATGTACGTGTGGCCCTGGAACGCGCATTCATGACG aacCAGAAGCCTACCTCAGAAGAGATCCTGCTGATCGCCGAGCAGCTCAACATGGAGAAGGAGGTGATCCGGGTCTGGTTCTGCAACCGCCGGCAGAAAGAGAAGCGCATCAATCCCACCAGTGCCACCCCTCCCCTGCCCAGCCAGCCCCCCACTGCCCCACCAACGCACAAACCGCCCTGCTACAGCCCTCACATG aTGTCCAGCCAGATGTCCAGCCAGCTGTCGCAGGCCGTTACCAGTCTCAGCAGCACAACAGTGACCACCATGTCCTCCGTCTGCCCCCTGACTTCCAGCCTCACCTCCACCCACCCCTCTCTCAGCTCCGCACCCTCCCCGGTGACTCCTCCTCCCCGCAGCACGGCTAGCCCAGCCACTCCCAGCCACAGCACACTCAATCTTAACACAGG CTTATGGCGTATGGGTAAAAAGAACGGTGACGTGTCTAACTACATCACCGATTTTGCTGCAAACTTGAG GAACACTGTGATGGGAGTTAACACAGGGATGAACCAAGCCCTCCTCGGTAACAATCCCCTGGCCACTAtccaag cccTAGCAGCCAGTGGTGGCCAGCTGCCTCTTTCCAGTCTTGAGGGGGGCAGTAAGGTGATTCTGGGGGCCTCTGGGGGCCAGGGAGCAGGCCTcgcctcctccctcttcctcaaCCACCCCGCCCTCCTCCACATGGCCCAGAACCCCGGCGCTGGACTGGTCAGTGCCGCCGTAGCCAAAGCCTCCCATCCCTCCCCCTTCCCCTCGGCCAGCAGCATCAGCCCCACCCCTTGCTCCCCCTCCCCTTGCTCCAGCCCcgcctcttcctgctcctccagcGAAATGGCACACAGCCCGCCCTCTCTGGGTGGGGCCAAGATTGAGTGA
- the pou2f2a gene encoding POU domain, class 2, transcription factor 2 isoform X6, whose product MTKTAAIASKDFSTMWLPDIRMSKPVEVEKVGADSPLEGTDSERNGPESNHQSMKVNPFPLSPTLSSSKNKMEECGEMSPALPPSHGPTPSQTALQHTQLMLTGSQLAGDIQQLLQLQQLVLVPGHSLPSPAQFLLPQPQQAQQGLLSTPNLIPLPQQNQGSLLSAPSRMGLQAQRDKSVEVSGGGGVTTMPSVTSHPEEPSDLEELEQFARTFKQRRIKLGFTQGDVGLAMGKLYGNDFSQTTISRFEALNLSFKNMCKLKPLLEKWLNDAETMSIDSTLPSPSSLSSPSLGFEGVPGRRRKKRTSIETNVRVALERAFMTNQKPTSEEILLIAEQLNMEKEVIRVWFCNRRQKEKRINPTSATPPLPSQPPTAPPTHKPPCYSPHMMSSQMSSQLSQAVTSLSSTTVTTMSSVCPLTSSLTSTHPSLSSAPSPVTPPPRSTASPATPSHSTLNLNTGLWRMGKKNGDVSNYITDFAANLRNTVMGVNTGMNQALLGNNPLATIQALAASGGQLPLSSLEGGSKVILGASGGQGAGLASSLFLNHPALLHMAQNPGAGLVSAAVAKASHPSPFPSASSISPTPCSPSPCSSPASSCSSSEMAHSPPSLGGAKIE is encoded by the exons atgacCAAGACAGCAGCAATAGCATCAAAGGACTTCTCCACTATGTGGTTGCCAG ATATCAGGATGTCAAAGCCAGTCGAGGTCGAGAAAGTAGGGGCTGACTCACCACTGGAGGGCACAG ATTCTGAGCGGAATGGACCTGAATCAAATCACCAG TCAATGAAAGTCAATCCCTTTCCCCTGTCACCGACCCTGAGCAGCAGcaag AATAAGATGGAGGAGTGCGGCGAGATGTCCCCAgcccttcctccctctcacgGCCCGACCCCATCACAGACGGCCCTACAACATACACAGCTCATGCTGACCGGCTCCCAACTAGCAGGG GACATCCAGCAGTTGCTGCAGCTTCAACAGTTGGTGCTGGTGCCCGGCCATTCGCTCCCATCTCCTGCCCAGTTCCTCCTCCCACAGCCACAGCAGGCTCAGCAAG GACTCCTATCGACACCAAATCTTATTCCGCTACCTCAGCAAAACCAAGGGAGCCTGCTGTCTGCTCCGAGTAGAATGGGACTCCAAGCACAG CGAGATAAGAGTGTGGAGGTAAGCGGTGGTGGAGGCGTGACCACAATGCCCTCAGTGACCTCTCACCCCGAGGAACCCAGTgacctggaggagctggaacaGTTCGCCCGCACTTTCAAACAGAGACGCATCAAACTGGGCTTCACACAG GGAGACGTAGGCTTGGCCATGGGGAAGCTGTATGGCAACGACTTCAGCCAGACAACCATCTCCCGCTTTGAAGCCCTCAATTTGAGCTTTAAGAACATGTGCAAGCTGAAGCCACTGCTGGAGAAGTGGCTCAATGATGCAG agACCATGTCCATAGACAGTACCCTGCCCAGCCCCAGCTccctgtcctctccctctctagGCTTCGAGGGGGTTCCTGGTCGCCGCAGAAAGAAGAGAACCAGCATCGAGACGAATGTACGTGTGGCCCTGGAACGCGCATTCATGACG aacCAGAAGCCTACCTCAGAAGAGATCCTGCTGATCGCCGAGCAGCTCAACATGGAGAAGGAGGTGATCCGGGTCTGGTTCTGCAACCGCCGGCAGAAAGAGAAGCGCATCAATCCCACCAGTGCCACCCCTCCCCTGCCCAGCCAGCCCCCCACTGCCCCACCAACGCACAAACCGCCCTGCTACAGCCCTCACATG aTGTCCAGCCAGATGTCCAGCCAGCTGTCGCAGGCCGTTACCAGTCTCAGCAGCACAACAGTGACCACCATGTCCTCCGTCTGCCCCCTGACTTCCAGCCTCACCTCCACCCACCCCTCTCTCAGCTCCGCACCCTCCCCGGTGACTCCTCCTCCCCGCAGCACGGCTAGCCCAGCCACTCCCAGCCACAGCACACTCAATCTTAACACAGG CTTATGGCGTATGGGTAAAAAGAACGGTGACGTGTCTAACTACATCACCGATTTTGCTGCAAACTTGAG GAACACTGTGATGGGAGTTAACACAGGGATGAACCAAGCCCTCCTCGGTAACAATCCCCTGGCCACTAtccaag cccTAGCAGCCAGTGGTGGCCAGCTGCCTCTTTCCAGTCTTGAGGGGGGCAGTAAGGTGATTCTGGGGGCCTCTGGGGGCCAGGGAGCAGGCCTcgcctcctccctcttcctcaaCCACCCCGCCCTCCTCCACATGGCCCAGAACCCCGGCGCTGGACTGGTCAGTGCCGCCGTAGCCAAAGCCTCCCATCCCTCCCCCTTCCCCTCGGCCAGCAGCATCAGCCCCACCCCTTGCTCCCCCTCCCCTTGCTCCAGCCCcgcctcttcctgctcctccagcGAAATGGCACACAGCCCGCCCTCTCTGGGTGGGGCCAAGATTGAGTGA
- the pou2f2a gene encoding POU domain, class 2, transcription factor 2 isoform X3, whose product MTKTAAIASKDFSTMWLPDIRMSKPVEVEKVGADSPLEGTDSERNGPESNHQSMKVNPFPLSPTLSSSKNKMEECGEMSPALPPSHGPTPSQTALQHTQLMLTGSQLAGLTALLPAQQQLLLQQAQAQLLAAAVQQSNAAHAAHAAHAAAQANQQAQAAAAANQQAQQQQQQQQAGQTGQQAQSQSQGQGQSTQEQTAQSVPVPPPPPQLTLSQPIQLTAQDIQQLLQLQQLVLVPGHSLPSPAQFLLPQPQQAQQGLLSTPNLIPLPQQNQGSLLSAPSRMGLQAQRDKSVEVSGGGGVTTMPSVTSHPEEPSDLEELEQFARTFKQRRIKLGFTQGDVGLAMGKLYGNDFSQTTISRFEALNLSFKNMCKLKPLLEKWLNDAETMSIDSTLPSPSSLSSPSLGFEGVPGRRRKKRTSIETNVRVALERAFMTNQKPTSEEILLIAEQLNMEKEVIRVWFCNRRQKEKRINPTSATPPLPSQPPTAPPTHKPPCYSPHMMSSQMSSQLSQAVTSLSSTTVTTMSSVCPLTSSLTSTHPSLSSAPSPVTPPPRSTASPATPSHSTLNLNTGLWRMGKKNGDVSNYITDFAANLRNTVMGVNTGMNQALLGNNPLATIQALAASGGQLPLSSLEGGSKVILGASGGQGAGLASSLFLNHPALLHMAQNPGAGLVSAAVAKASHPSPFPSASSISPTPCSPSPCSSPASSCSSSEMAHSPPSLGGAKIE is encoded by the exons atgacCAAGACAGCAGCAATAGCATCAAAGGACTTCTCCACTATGTGGTTGCCAG ATATCAGGATGTCAAAGCCAGTCGAGGTCGAGAAAGTAGGGGCTGACTCACCACTGGAGGGCACAG ATTCTGAGCGGAATGGACCTGAATCAAATCACCAG TCAATGAAAGTCAATCCCTTTCCCCTGTCACCGACCCTGAGCAGCAGcaag AATAAGATGGAGGAGTGCGGCGAGATGTCCCCAgcccttcctccctctcacgGCCCGACCCCATCACAGACGGCCCTACAACATACACAGCTCATGCTGACCGGCTCCCAACTAGCAGGG TTGACAGCTCTGTTGCCAGCACAGCAGCAGTTGTTGCTGCAGCAGGCTCAGGCGCAGCTCCtggctgcagctgtgcagcagtCCAATGCAGCCCACGCCGCTCATGCTGCCCATGCAGCCGCCCAAGCCAATCAGCAAGCTCAGGCAGCCGCAGCAGCAAATCAGCaagcccagcagcagcagcagcagcagcaggcgggACAGACGGGTCAGCAGGCTCAGTCGCAGTCccagggacagggacagagcacacaggaacaaacagcCCAAAGTGTCCCTGTCCCGCCTCCTCCACCCCAGCTTACCCTGTCCCAGCCAATCCAGCTGACCGCCCAG GACATCCAGCAGTTGCTGCAGCTTCAACAGTTGGTGCTGGTGCCCGGCCATTCGCTCCCATCTCCTGCCCAGTTCCTCCTCCCACAGCCACAGCAGGCTCAGCAAG GACTCCTATCGACACCAAATCTTATTCCGCTACCTCAGCAAAACCAAGGGAGCCTGCTGTCTGCTCCGAGTAGAATGGGACTCCAAGCACAG CGAGATAAGAGTGTGGAGGTAAGCGGTGGTGGAGGCGTGACCACAATGCCCTCAGTGACCTCTCACCCCGAGGAACCCAGTgacctggaggagctggaacaGTTCGCCCGCACTTTCAAACAGAGACGCATCAAACTGGGCTTCACACAG GGAGACGTAGGCTTGGCCATGGGGAAGCTGTATGGCAACGACTTCAGCCAGACAACCATCTCCCGCTTTGAAGCCCTCAATTTGAGCTTTAAGAACATGTGCAAGCTGAAGCCACTGCTGGAGAAGTGGCTCAATGATGCAG agACCATGTCCATAGACAGTACCCTGCCCAGCCCCAGCTccctgtcctctccctctctagGCTTCGAGGGGGTTCCTGGTCGCCGCAGAAAGAAGAGAACCAGCATCGAGACGAATGTACGTGTGGCCCTGGAACGCGCATTCATGACG aacCAGAAGCCTACCTCAGAAGAGATCCTGCTGATCGCCGAGCAGCTCAACATGGAGAAGGAGGTGATCCGGGTCTGGTTCTGCAACCGCCGGCAGAAAGAGAAGCGCATCAATCCCACCAGTGCCACCCCTCCCCTGCCCAGCCAGCCCCCCACTGCCCCACCAACGCACAAACCGCCCTGCTACAGCCCTCACATG aTGTCCAGCCAGATGTCCAGCCAGCTGTCGCAGGCCGTTACCAGTCTCAGCAGCACAACAGTGACCACCATGTCCTCCGTCTGCCCCCTGACTTCCAGCCTCACCTCCACCCACCCCTCTCTCAGCTCCGCACCCTCCCCGGTGACTCCTCCTCCCCGCAGCACGGCTAGCCCAGCCACTCCCAGCCACAGCACACTCAATCTTAACACAGG CTTATGGCGTATGGGTAAAAAGAACGGTGACGTGTCTAACTACATCACCGATTTTGCTGCAAACTTGAG GAACACTGTGATGGGAGTTAACACAGGGATGAACCAAGCCCTCCTCGGTAACAATCCCCTGGCCACTAtccaag cccTAGCAGCCAGTGGTGGCCAGCTGCCTCTTTCCAGTCTTGAGGGGGGCAGTAAGGTGATTCTGGGGGCCTCTGGGGGCCAGGGAGCAGGCCTcgcctcctccctcttcctcaaCCACCCCGCCCTCCTCCACATGGCCCAGAACCCCGGCGCTGGACTGGTCAGTGCCGCCGTAGCCAAAGCCTCCCATCCCTCCCCCTTCCCCTCGGCCAGCAGCATCAGCCCCACCCCTTGCTCCCCCTCCCCTTGCTCCAGCCCcgcctcttcctgctcctccagcGAAATGGCACACAGCCCGCCCTCTCTGGGTGGGGCCAAGATTGAGTGA
- the pou2f2a gene encoding POU domain, class 2, transcription factor 2 isoform X2, translating into MGMDGGMMDRWTPVAARGKDIRMSKPVEVEKVGADSPLEGTDSERNGPESNHQSMKVNPFPLSPTLSSSKNKMEECGEMSPALPPSHGPTPSQTALQHTQLMLTGSQLAGLTALLPAQQQLLLQQAQAQLLAAAVQQSNAAHAAHAAHAAAQANQQAQAAAAANQQAQQQQQQQQAGQTGQQAQSQSQGQGQSTQEQTAQSVPVPPPPPQLTLSQPIQLTAQDIQQLLQLQQLVLVPGHSLPSPAQFLLPQPQQAQQGLLSTPNLIPLPQQNQGSLLSAPSRMGLQAQRDKSVEVSGGGGVTTMPSVTSHPEEPSDLEELEQFARTFKQRRIKLGFTQGDVGLAMGKLYGNDFSQTTISRFEALNLSFKNMCKLKPLLEKWLNDAETMSIDSTLPSPSSLSSPSLGFEGVPGRRRKKRTSIETNVRVALERAFMTNQKPTSEEILLIAEQLNMEKEVIRVWFCNRRQKEKRINPTSATPPLPSQPPTAPPTHKPPCYSPHMMSSQMSSQLSQAVTSLSSTTVTTMSSVCPLTSSLTSTHPSLSSAPSPVTPPPRSTASPATPSHSTLNLNTGLWRMGKKNGDVSNYITDFAANLRNTVMGVNTGMNQALLGNNPLATIQALAASGGQLPLSSLEGGSKVILGASGGQGAGLASSLFLNHPALLHMAQNPGAGLVSAAVAKASHPSPFPSASSISPTPCSPSPCSSPASSCSSSEMAHSPPSLGGAKIE; encoded by the exons AtggggatggatggagggatgatggatAGATGGACGCCTGTCGCAGCCAGAGGGAAAG ATATCAGGATGTCAAAGCCAGTCGAGGTCGAGAAAGTAGGGGCTGACTCACCACTGGAGGGCACAG ATTCTGAGCGGAATGGACCTGAATCAAATCACCAG TCAATGAAAGTCAATCCCTTTCCCCTGTCACCGACCCTGAGCAGCAGcaag AATAAGATGGAGGAGTGCGGCGAGATGTCCCCAgcccttcctccctctcacgGCCCGACCCCATCACAGACGGCCCTACAACATACACAGCTCATGCTGACCGGCTCCCAACTAGCAGGG TTGACAGCTCTGTTGCCAGCACAGCAGCAGTTGTTGCTGCAGCAGGCTCAGGCGCAGCTCCtggctgcagctgtgcagcagtCCAATGCAGCCCACGCCGCTCATGCTGCCCATGCAGCCGCCCAAGCCAATCAGCAAGCTCAGGCAGCCGCAGCAGCAAATCAGCaagcccagcagcagcagcagcagcagcaggcgggACAGACGGGTCAGCAGGCTCAGTCGCAGTCccagggacagggacagagcacacaggaacaaacagcCCAAAGTGTCCCTGTCCCGCCTCCTCCACCCCAGCTTACCCTGTCCCAGCCAATCCAGCTGACCGCCCAG GACATCCAGCAGTTGCTGCAGCTTCAACAGTTGGTGCTGGTGCCCGGCCATTCGCTCCCATCTCCTGCCCAGTTCCTCCTCCCACAGCCACAGCAGGCTCAGCAAG GACTCCTATCGACACCAAATCTTATTCCGCTACCTCAGCAAAACCAAGGGAGCCTGCTGTCTGCTCCGAGTAGAATGGGACTCCAAGCACAG CGAGATAAGAGTGTGGAGGTAAGCGGTGGTGGAGGCGTGACCACAATGCCCTCAGTGACCTCTCACCCCGAGGAACCCAGTgacctggaggagctggaacaGTTCGCCCGCACTTTCAAACAGAGACGCATCAAACTGGGCTTCACACAG GGAGACGTAGGCTTGGCCATGGGGAAGCTGTATGGCAACGACTTCAGCCAGACAACCATCTCCCGCTTTGAAGCCCTCAATTTGAGCTTTAAGAACATGTGCAAGCTGAAGCCACTGCTGGAGAAGTGGCTCAATGATGCAG agACCATGTCCATAGACAGTACCCTGCCCAGCCCCAGCTccctgtcctctccctctctagGCTTCGAGGGGGTTCCTGGTCGCCGCAGAAAGAAGAGAACCAGCATCGAGACGAATGTACGTGTGGCCCTGGAACGCGCATTCATGACG aacCAGAAGCCTACCTCAGAAGAGATCCTGCTGATCGCCGAGCAGCTCAACATGGAGAAGGAGGTGATCCGGGTCTGGTTCTGCAACCGCCGGCAGAAAGAGAAGCGCATCAATCCCACCAGTGCCACCCCTCCCCTGCCCAGCCAGCCCCCCACTGCCCCACCAACGCACAAACCGCCCTGCTACAGCCCTCACATG aTGTCCAGCCAGATGTCCAGCCAGCTGTCGCAGGCCGTTACCAGTCTCAGCAGCACAACAGTGACCACCATGTCCTCCGTCTGCCCCCTGACTTCCAGCCTCACCTCCACCCACCCCTCTCTCAGCTCCGCACCCTCCCCGGTGACTCCTCCTCCCCGCAGCACGGCTAGCCCAGCCACTCCCAGCCACAGCACACTCAATCTTAACACAGG CTTATGGCGTATGGGTAAAAAGAACGGTGACGTGTCTAACTACATCACCGATTTTGCTGCAAACTTGAG GAACACTGTGATGGGAGTTAACACAGGGATGAACCAAGCCCTCCTCGGTAACAATCCCCTGGCCACTAtccaag cccTAGCAGCCAGTGGTGGCCAGCTGCCTCTTTCCAGTCTTGAGGGGGGCAGTAAGGTGATTCTGGGGGCCTCTGGGGGCCAGGGAGCAGGCCTcgcctcctccctcttcctcaaCCACCCCGCCCTCCTCCACATGGCCCAGAACCCCGGCGCTGGACTGGTCAGTGCCGCCGTAGCCAAAGCCTCCCATCCCTCCCCCTTCCCCTCGGCCAGCAGCATCAGCCCCACCCCTTGCTCCCCCTCCCCTTGCTCCAGCCCcgcctcttcctgctcctccagcGAAATGGCACACAGCCCGCCCTCTCTGGGTGGGGCCAAGATTGAGTGA